The region GCGGACGAGGACGTCAAGCCGGGCGCCATCACGGTCCACGCGCCGGGCGATCCCGAGCTGTCGGCCGAGGGCGGCATGTGCAAGATAGCGGTGCTTTCGACCTTTACAACCGGCACGGTCACGGTGACCGCGACGTCGCCGGGACTCGGCCAGGGCGCGGCATCGTATACGGTTGCTCCCGCCGTCACGGAAGTGCCGATTTTTGACACGCCGGTGAACGCGGTGATCGGCTCGCCGGCGCAGCGCGCGCTTCCGGAATGCCACATCTGGTCCAACGGCAAAACCATACGGTATTTCATCGGTCAGGCAATGCCGGTATCGGTTGAAATTCTCGGCGCCAACGGCAGGATGATCAAGAAAGTATCGGAAAGCCGTTGCGGAGCGGGCTGGCACCAGGTTTTCCTGGGTGATCAGTCGCGCGGCTTCGCGCAGACCAGCGGCGTGTATTTCATCCGTCTCTCATCGGGCGGCAATGATCTTGCGGTCCGGCGCGTGGTGCTGATGGGGAATTAGACATTCAACTTGTCAAGTGAAGATTTGATTGCAGGCCCCCGCTTCGGAAAAGAGGCGGGGGCTTTAATATCGGTTATCGCTTGACTAATAGCCATGATTGGAATTCTGCCGCTGTTGACAAAAATTTCAGGAGGCCTTATTTTTGAGGTATGGCGTGGCGCTGGAATGGCGAAAGGATCGGGAAAAGGGTGAATTTGCCTCTTTTCACGTGGTATTGGGATCAAAGATACGGAAAAGGAAATTCCCGCTAGTTCAATGAATCAATACAATCTTGATGGTATTATCGTCGGCGTTTTGGCATTCTTGATTATCGGCCTGTTCCATCCGATTCTCATTAAGAGTGAGTACTATTTTGGGACTCGAATCTGGCCAGCGTTTGCCGTCGCCGGGGTTGCTGTCCTCATTGTCTCAGGCTTTGTCCAAAATTTTTCTTTCAGGTCAATTTTGGCTTTCACCGGATGTACACTCCTATGGTGTATCGTCGAGCTTTTTGAACAAAGAAAGCGGGTAGAGAAAGGGTGGTATCCGCAGAATCCTAAACGAAAGAAGTCATCCGGTTGAGCCCTGGAAATTCCAGAAGGAATTCAAATTTCAAATAATTATTGAGCATAGGAAACGCCCATCCCCATACCGAACACGAACGGCAACATCCTCCGCACTGATGGCCCTGCACCGGCAATGGCGCAGGAAAGTAGTTCTTCGTCGGATAAAGTTGAGGCCTCCGCTTCTGAAAAAGAGGCTGGTATTTTTTTTAATATCTGCTTGACCATTCATGCAAGTTAAAAAATCGCCGAGGGTGACAAAAAGCTCCTTAAATCGTATGTTGCATTCGTAAAGGGCGGGGAAAGAGCCGGCGGGGAAAGCGGAGATTCGGTGACGGCGGGACGCCAGGAAAAAGGGAAGGGCGACGGATTTTTCCGACGTCAGGAAATTGGAATATAATTATATGGTAAAACATTTCCTCTTGGTGCTTTTCTGCCTATTATATTCTTGCGCGTCCACCCGGCAACGGGTGGAACTTATCGAACCTTCCCAGGATGAACCGTCCCAAGGGTCGTGCGGCGCCGTTCATAATTCGGCAGATGAAATTCACAGGCCCTTTGGCGTTCAAACCGCGAACCGCCAATATGATTTTTCATCTCTGGGCGAAAGGGCGTCGGGAATCTCGGATGTGGCGCTGAACAGCACTGTTTTTATTTCCGTTGATCCGAAAAGCGCCGCGTCGGACAGCATCATTCTTTATGTCGATAGAAACAATGTCGGGCAAATCGAAAAGCCCGGGTCATATGCATTTCGGATTCCTTCCGGAGAACATTTCGTAATTTTAAATGTTGGCGAACAATATTATACCGACCACCTCACCTTCGACCCGGACGGGAAAAAGGCGGTTTCCGTGTCTTTCCCGTTCCCCGCCGATGACGACAAGTTCCTCCGCTCGGTTTCTCTCTCCGGCGCCGAAATGCCCAGGGATATTTTGGGCGAGCGATTTTCCGAAAAGGAAAACGCCCCTGTTTCGCTGACGTATGGAAATGGGAATCTGCTGATGAACGAAAGACTGTTTAACGGGCTTACCGCTTCGTTTTCCGAAGGGAAAAGATTTGTTAATTTACAGGAAGAAAGCGATGAAATATTAAAATGGCTGAAGCCGGCCGACCCGCGTATCTTCAGGCGATGATGTTGAGGGCGCCCTTTAGCCCCGGAAGAAAACAACCGTCTACGAATCCAGGTGAATTTTCTGCAGGAATTGCGAAATAGAGCTTCTGTTCTTATCTGTCAACCCTACGAACTCAACGCCGATGTCAACCGGGACGTCATCATTGGCCGGGGCGCCCCGCTGAAAAAATCTGAGTGCCGCGTCGCAGGTCACCGGGGTTTCATTGCCGGGCAGCTTGAGTTCCAGGACTATAACGACGATTTCTTCGGTGAGGGCATCTATCTGCTTATTCGAGAGCGTCGAATTGAACCGTATGCCGCCGAGGCTTATGTTCTCGACCATGCCGTGCAGCCAATCGGTAAAGGGCTTTTTCTCGTTTTCCAGCGTGATCCGGTATTTCAGGGAAAATTCTACTTCAAACCGCACATACTTTCTTCTCTCAAGACCGAAGAGATCGTCTTCCATTTGATGTCCTCCTTGCATGGATTTTACCGGAAGGTTCCCAACAGGACACTACCGACAGAATCGTAATTTCGTCTGGAAATGAAAATAATATATGCGGACGTGCGGGTTGACCCGGCGATTCAGGCCGGGTGTTTTACATAAAGGCATTCCCACGGCATGACCATCATTTCCCCGAAAAGGGCCGAATAATTTCTGCCGTACTGACGCCTAACTTCCTTTTTATCAACAATGATAAAACCTTCTTTTTCTATCAGCTTCCGTGAAATCTTGTTGTTCTTCTCCGCGGCGGTGTAAATGTCAATTGGCCCGTTTTTCTCGTAGATCAAGCGCATGGCCCGTTTCATGAGCGCCGTGCCCGTTCCCTTCTTTCTCCAGCCGGGAAGCACGGCAAGCCAAAAAAGGTACCCGATGGAGATGCCGGGAGCTGCATAGACGCGCCAATTGATGACGCCGATTACTTTCTCATCAATCAGGGCAACCAGGGCGTTTTCGAAGCCGGTGAATGATTTTTTCGCGTAATAGGCGTAGATCTTGGAAAAGGAGGAATCCAGAATGGAAGCAATGGACGTCCTGTCCGATTCTTCAGCGGGTCTAAATTGTGTCATGGCCCCATCCAAAATTTAAATTGATACGCTGATTTGCGCTGCCATGGAAGAAAAATAAATACCTAATGAAAATATATGTCGGAAATAAGGTTCAATTTGATGTCCGGGGAAAATATTTTTCAATGGATAAAATAGCGCAATAACTTTATAATTCTTATGGTGTAAGCCATTAAAAAATTCATTGTGCCGTGGTACTAAAACGTCTCGGGGCATGGCTGATGACGAAACGGCCGATAACATTGACCATTGACAAAACCGGAAATGTCCGCGTCGCCGATCCTGAGGCGCTGCGCGCGCTCGGCGCTTTCCCGGGCGACTGGATGCTCACCGGGGCCACGGCGGGGATGCTCCTGCTGCAGCGCGGGGGCAAGGCCGGGGCGCCGCCGCTTCTGATGGCCGGGACCATACGGGGCCTTGGCTGGCTCGCGGAGGTCGCGAACCTTATCGCCACCGCACGGCTCAGCGGGGTTCTCTATACGTTAAGCGACGGCGTCCAGCGGGATTTGTGCTTCGAGGCCGGCGCTTTGCGCATGGCAAACTCCGCATCCACGCGCGATCTCATCGGCGAATACTTGGTGGGCGAGGGCATCATCACCCGACCCCAGCTCGAAAAGGCGCTTGCCGGGCAGGCCCTCGGCAAGAAGCTGGGCGAAGTGCTGGTGGAGCAGGGATTGGTGAGGCAGGCGGATATATTCGGCGTGCTCGTGCGCCGGACGGAGCGGATTTGCCATGATGTCATCGCGCTGACGCACGGCTCGTATTCCTTTGCGGCGGACCTGGAGGTGGGGCGGTTGCCCGCGCTGCTGTGCCTCGATACGCAGGCGACGGTGATGGACGCCGTGCGTGAGATCGACGAAGGGGCGCGGCTGCACACCGCGGTCCTCAGGCGCCGGCGCGCGCAAGCCGTTGACCAGTCGCCGCAGAACGATGATACCGTGTCGATGCGCAACTTTTTGGAATGCGTGGACGGAAAAAGAAGCGTTGCGGAGATCACGAGCATGCTGTCACTGGGCAGGCTGGAGGCGGTGCGCATCGCGCGCCAGCTCATTGAGCGCGGCCGGGTGGAGGTCGCCGGCGAGGCCGCGGGTGTCCGTGACCTGAACGTTGTCGTGGCCTGTTTCAACGAAGCGCTGGCCGTAATCTATTCGGCGGTCAAAGACGCTCTTCCGCAAGCGAAGCTGACGGAAATCTGCCGCCAATACATCAAAGACGGCTCGCACGGCAGCCGTGCTCTTCAGCAATTGGCGCTGGAGGCTGACGGCCGCCTGGACCCGGCAAGCGTCACCGCCATGGCAGCCGCCTCGTCCCGAAACGGCAACGAGGCCCTGCGGCTTCTGGTCATGACGCTCACCCAATACTCTTCCTTTGTTCTGTTCTCCGCAAACTCTCATTTGTCACCGCAGGCGCAGGCCGCGCTCACCGGGAAGGTGAACGCCATGCTGAACTCCGTGTTTGCGACGGTTGTTTAAGGTCTTTTCCGGCTTGGATGATAAAAAAGACACGGGTTCCGTATCGTCAAGACCAAAAAGTTTTTTCTTGCCGTTCACCGCTTCTGAAAAGAGGCGTCCTTTTGTTGACGGCGACGTGTTCGAAAGCCCCTTCTCAAGCTCCGTTTACGTTGACAATTATCGCAGGAAACCTTATATTTCTCAAGTAGAACGGATTTCCGAAATGGCGTATGTGCGATCATATCAACCATCCGCACTTTACTGAGCTTTTGCGTTTAAGGCAATTTCCAATCAATTTACATTTTATTCACCAATAAATGGGGGAGGGTGAAATGAAAAGGTCAGCAGCAGTGTTTCTGACGGCGGCATTTTTCGCCGGATCCGTTTTTTCCCAGACCGTCAACATTTGCGGCAAGGTGACTGACCCTGCCGGAAATCCCCTGACCCACACGGTGCTCAGGCTGGGCCAGGCAACGCAGGACTACGGGTTCGGGCCCATGCCGTATCTGGTGACCACGGATGCCAACGGCAAATACCAGCTGGGCTCCGGTGTCTGCGTTCCCGCCGACGTAATGAGGGGGCCAAATGCCGCGAGGGGCGCCGCCTATTCGAAGCCGGTATTCTTGGGAGGAAAAGTGTTGTTCAGCGTGCTTCCTGACAAAGCATTGGTAAAGATGAGCCTGTATGACCTTGCCGGCCGGTTCGTGAGAGACGTGATGAACGGCACGCAGAACAGGGGAAATTACTCCGTATCGATAGACACGCGCGGCATTTCGTCGCAGTTTTATGTTCTTCGG is a window of Chitinivibrionales bacterium DNA encoding:
- a CDS encoding PilZ domain-containing protein; the protein is MEDDLFGLERRKYVRFEVEFSLKYRITLENEKKPFTDWLHGMVENISLGGIRFNSTLSNKQIDALTEEIVVIVLELKLPGNETPVTCDAALRFFQRGAPANDDVPVDIGVEFVGLTDKNRSSISQFLQKIHLDS
- a CDS encoding GNAT family N-acetyltransferase; the protein is MTQFRPAEESDRTSIASILDSSFSKIYAYYAKKSFTGFENALVALIDEKVIGVINWRVYAAPGISIGYLFWLAVLPGWRKKGTGTALMKRAMRLIYEKNGPIDIYTAAEKNNKISRKLIEKEGFIIVDKKEVRRQYGRNYSALFGEMMVMPWECLYVKHPA
- a CDS encoding DUF4388 domain-containing protein, with the translated sequence MVLKRLGAWLMTKRPITLTIDKTGNVRVADPEALRALGAFPGDWMLTGATAGMLLLQRGGKAGAPPLLMAGTIRGLGWLAEVANLIATARLSGVLYTLSDGVQRDLCFEAGALRMANSASTRDLIGEYLVGEGIITRPQLEKALAGQALGKKLGEVLVEQGLVRQADIFGVLVRRTERICHDVIALTHGSYSFAADLEVGRLPALLCLDTQATVMDAVREIDEGARLHTAVLRRRRAQAVDQSPQNDDTVSMRNFLECVDGKRSVAEITSMLSLGRLEAVRIARQLIERGRVEVAGEAAGVRDLNVVVACFNEALAVIYSAVKDALPQAKLTEICRQYIKDGSHGSRALQQLALEADGRLDPASVTAMAAASSRNGNEALRLLVMTLTQYSSFVLFSANSHLSPQAQAALTGKVNAMLNSVFATVV